A window from Herbaspirillum sp. meg3 encodes these proteins:
- a CDS encoding GNAT family N-acetyltransferase translates to MSQKNVQDTRQEHDVAMANAPALSASPALPEPPDISGLHLELIRDPGDLIALTPEWDALSDTLPFQVPFTTASWNILWWQHLRATRTLIRDCLHVFVLRDQQDKLIAIAPMIISIRPGIAACGVRVLQFFGADPNITEIRGMICHPAHTDAAITLLQEYLQEHKQRWDWVEWQGLSPSQAEKLSAPGTPQPKARVMCYLPLPGQWEELKSSLSRNMKEAIRKCFNSLKRDGHQHAFTVVEQTAEIAPALMAFLRLHKLRAKNPEGVLHANVFRDRKSRQFLSAYVGASSAQGRLRLFQLSVNGEIVASRIGFLSKRQLYLYYSGYDAAWGKYSVMTTLVIHIMQWAIANDVDCVNLSTGRDPSKLRWQPLEMIQHNAIQISPRLRASVLFKAYVHLRSYPFMHRLSRKK, encoded by the coding sequence ATGAGTCAGAAGAATGTGCAAGACACCCGCCAAGAGCACGACGTCGCGATGGCAAATGCGCCTGCTTTGTCTGCGTCGCCCGCGCTGCCCGAGCCGCCTGACATCAGCGGGCTGCATCTGGAGCTGATCCGCGACCCGGGAGACCTCATCGCGCTCACGCCGGAATGGGATGCCTTGAGCGACACCCTGCCCTTTCAGGTGCCGTTCACGACCGCGTCGTGGAATATCCTTTGGTGGCAGCATCTGCGCGCCACCCGCACGCTGATTCGCGATTGCCTGCATGTCTTTGTACTACGCGACCAGCAAGACAAACTCATCGCCATTGCACCGATGATCATCAGTATCAGGCCCGGTATCGCAGCCTGCGGTGTGAGAGTTCTGCAATTCTTCGGCGCGGATCCCAACATTACCGAAATCCGGGGCATGATCTGCCATCCCGCTCATACCGATGCGGCCATCACTCTACTGCAGGAGTATTTGCAAGAACACAAGCAACGATGGGATTGGGTCGAATGGCAAGGCTTGTCGCCGTCTCAGGCCGAAAAGCTCTCTGCACCAGGTACTCCACAGCCCAAAGCGCGCGTGATGTGCTACCTGCCGCTGCCCGGGCAATGGGAAGAGCTCAAAAGCAGTTTATCGCGCAACATGAAAGAAGCCATCCGCAAGTGCTTCAACTCCCTCAAACGTGACGGACATCAACATGCCTTCACGGTAGTGGAACAGACCGCAGAAATCGCTCCCGCCTTGATGGCATTCTTGCGCCTGCACAAACTGCGCGCCAAAAATCCGGAAGGTGTTCTTCATGCCAATGTCTTCCGTGATCGCAAAAGCCGTCAATTTTTGTCTGCCTACGTGGGCGCATCGTCGGCACAAGGACGGCTGCGCTTATTCCAGCTCAGTGTAAATGGGGAGATTGTTGCCAGCCGCATTGGTTTTCTCAGTAAACGGCAGCTCTATCTTTACTATTCCGGCTACGACGCTGCCTGGGGAAAATATAGCGTCATGACGACACTGGTGATTCACATCATGCAATGGGCCATTGCCAACGACGTCGACTGCGTCAATCTGTCGACCGGCAGAGATCCCTCCAAGCTGCGTTGGCAGCCCCTGGAGATGATTCAACACAACGCCATCCAGATCTCCCCGCGTCTGCGTGCCAGCGTTTTGTTCAAGGCATATGTGCACTTGCGCAGCTATCCGTTCATGCATCGTCTCTCGCGCAAAAAATAG
- a CDS encoding enoyl-CoA hydratase-related protein, producing MTAELKASRHDATLVLTFANPGQQNAFDGSVLAAAIETLSKAERDDSVRAIVLTGADQCFCSGVEAGKDLETQVVVLENLQNLIETIRSFPKPIIAAVEGVAIDAGFSLALASDLIVAGQNASFGISPAQIGTWAVGGASWFLPQRLPQQWIAEILLDAKPLGAARLHAAGLVNKLSADGTALDKALAWAEQLSASLASAPAAFEQFKTLLGNASSTTLSESFSSERHRLLTKRPGTT from the coding sequence ATGACCGCAGAACTCAAAGCAAGCCGCCACGACGCCACACTGGTTCTCACATTTGCCAATCCAGGGCAGCAAAACGCATTCGACGGCAGCGTCCTCGCCGCCGCCATCGAAACCCTGTCGAAGGCCGAACGCGATGACTCCGTCCGCGCCATTGTGCTCACCGGCGCCGACCAATGCTTTTGCAGCGGTGTGGAAGCCGGCAAGGATCTGGAGACGCAAGTTGTCGTTTTGGAAAACCTGCAAAATCTGATCGAAACCATCCGCAGCTTTCCCAAGCCGATCATCGCCGCAGTTGAAGGTGTTGCGATCGATGCCGGTTTTTCGCTGGCGCTGGCCAGCGATCTGATCGTTGCAGGCCAGAACGCCAGCTTCGGCATTTCACCCGCGCAAATCGGCACCTGGGCCGTCGGTGGCGCTTCGTGGTTCCTGCCTCAGCGTCTACCCCAGCAATGGATTGCAGAAATTCTGCTCGATGCCAAACCACTTGGTGCAGCCCGCCTGCATGCCGCCGGACTGGTCAACAAACTCAGCGCGGACGGTACCGCGCTGGACAAGGCGCTGGCTTGGGCCGAGCAGCTGTCGGCATCGCTGGCGTCTGCGCCGGCGGCGTTTGAGCAATTCAAAACGTTGCTGGGCAACGCTTCCAGTACTACACTATCTGAATCTTTCTCATCAGAAAGACACCGCTTACTCACAAAACGCCCAGGAACAACGTAG
- a CDS encoding pyridoxal phosphate-dependent aminotransferase, which translates to MSQPVNIVSKLPNVGTTIFTVMSALASEKGAVNLGQGFPDFDCDPALVDAVTHAMKTGLNQYPPMAGVPVLREAIAKKIQALHGHSYDPISEITVTAGATQGILTSILCAVHAGDEVIVIEPAYDCYVPAIELAGGIPVFVQMTVSGEGYSVPWDKVAAAVTSKTRLIMVNTPHNPTGSILKKADINALADIVRNTGILILSDEVYEHMVYDGQSHESLCRHPELAPRTFINSSFGKTYHVTGWKVGFVAAPAAMTAEFRKVHQFNVFTVNTPVQYGLTEYMKNPAPYVELPAFYQHKRDLFREGLKNTRFKLLPSEGTYFQCVEYGAISDLPEAEFSKWLTTEIGVAAIPVSAFYNTPKESGIVRFCFAKKDETLRLALDRLAKL; encoded by the coding sequence ATGAGCCAGCCCGTCAATATCGTTTCCAAACTGCCCAATGTCGGCACCACTATCTTCACCGTCATGTCGGCGCTCGCCAGTGAAAAAGGTGCGGTCAATCTCGGTCAGGGCTTCCCCGACTTCGATTGCGATCCGGCGCTGGTGGATGCCGTCACGCATGCCATGAAAACCGGCCTGAACCAGTATCCGCCGATGGCGGGCGTGCCGGTGCTGCGCGAAGCAATTGCGAAAAAAATCCAGGCGCTGCACGGCCACAGCTATGACCCGATCAGCGAAATCACCGTCACCGCCGGCGCCACGCAAGGCATCCTGACATCCATTCTGTGCGCGGTGCACGCCGGCGACGAAGTGATCGTGATTGAACCGGCTTACGACTGCTACGTACCGGCGATCGAACTCGCCGGCGGCATTCCCGTCTTCGTCCAGATGACCGTCAGCGGCGAAGGCTACAGCGTCCCGTGGGACAAAGTCGCTGCAGCCGTCACCAGCAAGACGCGCCTCATCATGGTCAACACGCCGCACAATCCGACCGGCTCCATCCTGAAGAAAGCCGACATCAACGCGCTGGCCGACATCGTGCGCAATACCGGCATCCTGATCCTGTCCGACGAGGTGTACGAGCACATGGTCTACGACGGCCAGAGCCATGAGTCGCTGTGCCGCCATCCTGAACTCGCGCCGCGCACCTTCATCAACTCCAGCTTCGGCAAGACCTATCATGTCACCGGTTGGAAAGTCGGTTTCGTCGCTGCGCCTGCCGCCATGACTGCCGAATTCCGCAAGGTGCATCAATTCAACGTCTTCACCGTCAACACGCCTGTGCAGTACGGCCTGACGGAATACATGAAGAATCCTGCGCCCTACGTCGAGCTGCCGGCCTTCTACCAGCACAAGCGCGACCTGTTCCGTGAGGGACTGAAGAACACACGCTTCAAGCTGCTGCCATCGGAAGGCACCTACTTCCAATGCGTGGAATATGGTGCGATTTCGGATTTGCCGGAAGCGGAATTTTCCAAATGGCTGACCACAGAAATCGGTGTTGCCGCGATTCCGGTTTCAGCCTTTTACAACACGCCGAAAGAATCCGGCATCGTGCGCTTCTGCTTCGCCAAGAAAGACGAAACCTTGCGCCTGGCGCTGGATCGGTTGGCAAAACTGTAA
- a CDS encoding putative toxin-antitoxin system toxin component, PIN family, protein MTISTETSSTSSGGILPLAPAFSPPAGADVEAGKTRRIVLDTNVCLDLFVFRDPRWAALLQAMENREVHAVTREDCRMEWLVVLNYPHLPVTEDEKPGIRAEFDRLISCLPNATVNTFGLPICTDPDDQKFLELSLQAEADVLITKDKALLKLAKKTARKNMFAIMTPQTWHAARAAGAMSAALP, encoded by the coding sequence TTGACAATTAGTACAGAAACAAGCAGCACATCGTCGGGCGGCATATTGCCCCTGGCCCCTGCCTTTTCCCCTCCTGCCGGCGCAGATGTAGAAGCAGGCAAGACGCGCCGCATCGTCCTTGACACCAACGTTTGTCTGGATCTGTTCGTTTTCCGCGACCCTCGCTGGGCGGCCTTGCTGCAGGCGATGGAAAACCGGGAAGTTCATGCCGTCACCCGGGAAGACTGCCGCATGGAATGGCTGGTGGTACTCAACTACCCTCACTTGCCGGTCACGGAAGACGAGAAGCCCGGTATTCGCGCCGAGTTTGACCGGCTGATCAGCTGCCTCCCAAATGCAACCGTCAACACCTTCGGCCTGCCGATCTGCACCGATCCCGATGATCAAAAATTTCTGGAGTTGTCACTGCAGGCCGAGGCCGATGTGCTCATCACCAAGGACAAGGCCTTGCTCAAACTGGCGAAAAAGACTGCCCGCAAGAACATGTTCGCCATCATGACGCCGCAAACCTGGCACGCTGCCCGTGCCGCCGGTGCGATGTCGGCAGCATTGCCATAG
- a CDS encoding methyl-accepting chemotaxis protein, producing MKWFYDLRISKKLLISFILVLALTTTLGIFSIIQLGKVNQASTDIATNWMPSVTTSLELKVLLVRIRTVQLQHVLSSKEEDFVSNEKLLDDMVPAIKKKLADYEKLVDTDTEKAVFPQFVKNLDAFLILQKKILELSRANKNDEARDVIVKEATPIYLAMFANADKLVTVNQEGAKEADQAAENTYRSSRILIVAMLAGCIVIGMLMATWVARIVSNPLREAVDVAQRVAGGDLTADIHPASKDETGQLMTSLKAMNDSLFKIVSQVRQGTDTIATASNEIAVGNLDLSSRTEQQASSLEETASSMEELTSTVKQNADNARQANQLAVSASEVAIQGGSVVEQVVSTMGSINDSSKKIVDIISVIDGIAFQTNILALNAAVEAARAGEQGRGFAVVASEVRSLAQRSASAAKEIKALIDDSVEKVDTGSKLVAQAGSTMSEVVSSVKRVTDIVGEISAASQEQSTGIGEVNQAITQMDEVTQQNAALVEEAAAAAQSLQDQAAKLAEVVSVFKLDSTHVKASPAVKPAASRPMTPAVKAIQPSRLAASAVAPAPQAPRQIKQPAADDGGSWEQF from the coding sequence ATGAAGTGGTTTTACGATTTGCGGATTTCCAAAAAACTGTTAATCTCGTTCATCCTCGTTCTCGCGTTGACCACGACGCTCGGTATTTTCTCCATCATCCAGCTCGGCAAGGTCAATCAGGCGTCGACCGATATCGCGACCAACTGGATGCCCAGCGTCACAACCTCCCTCGAACTGAAAGTGCTGCTGGTGCGTATTCGTACGGTCCAGCTACAACACGTGCTGTCGAGCAAGGAGGAAGATTTCGTCAGCAATGAAAAACTGCTCGACGACATGGTCCCTGCCATCAAGAAGAAGCTGGCTGACTACGAAAAACTCGTCGATACGGATACCGAGAAAGCCGTCTTCCCTCAGTTCGTCAAAAACCTTGATGCTTTCCTTATCCTGCAAAAAAAGATCCTTGAGCTCTCGCGCGCCAACAAGAACGACGAAGCGCGCGACGTAATCGTGAAGGAAGCCACACCGATTTATCTGGCCATGTTCGCCAATGCCGACAAGCTCGTCACCGTCAATCAGGAAGGCGCCAAAGAAGCCGATCAGGCCGCAGAAAATACTTACCGTTCTTCACGCATCCTGATCGTGGCCATGCTCGCCGGTTGCATTGTCATTGGCATGCTGATGGCGACCTGGGTCGCACGTATTGTTTCCAACCCGTTGCGCGAGGCCGTCGATGTTGCCCAACGCGTTGCCGGTGGCGACCTCACCGCAGATATCCATCCGGCCAGCAAAGACGAAACCGGCCAGTTGATGACCTCGCTCAAAGCGATGAACGACAGCCTGTTCAAGATCGTCAGCCAGGTTCGCCAGGGCACTGATACCATCGCCACCGCCTCAAACGAAATTGCAGTCGGTAATCTGGATCTCTCCAGCCGTACCGAACAGCAAGCCAGCTCGCTGGAAGAAACCGCCTCGTCGATGGAAGAGCTCACCTCCACCGTCAAGCAAAATGCGGACAATGCGCGTCAGGCCAACCAGTTGGCGGTCTCCGCTTCCGAAGTGGCAATCCAGGGCGGCAGCGTGGTCGAACAAGTGGTCAGCACCATGGGATCAATCAACGATTCTTCCAAAAAAATCGTCGACATCATCAGCGTCATTGATGGCATCGCCTTCCAGACCAACATCCTTGCGCTGAACGCCGCGGTTGAAGCTGCTCGCGCCGGTGAACAAGGCCGTGGCTTTGCCGTGGTGGCGTCGGAAGTGCGCAGTCTGGCGCAACGCTCGGCCAGTGCTGCCAAAGAAATCAAAGCCCTCATTGATGACTCCGTAGAAAAAGTCGATACCGGCAGCAAGCTCGTCGCCCAAGCTGGTTCGACCATGAGCGAGGTCGTCAGCAGCGTCAAGCGCGTGACCGATATCGTCGGCGAAATCAGTGCTGCCAGCCAGGAGCAAAGCACCGGCATTGGCGAAGTCAATCAAGCCATTACGCAGATGGATGAAGTGACTCAGCAAAACGCAGCGCTGGTAGAAGAAGCTGCTGCCGCAGCGCAATCGCTGCAGGACCAGGCAGCGAAACTAGCGGAAGTCGTCAGTGTTTTCAAACTTGACAGCACGCATGTCAAGGCTAGCCCTGCCGTCAAACCTGCAGCAAGCAGACCCATGACGCCGGCGGTGAAGGCGATCCAACCATCCAGGCTCGCCGCAAGCGCAGTTGCTCCAGCACCGCAAGCGCCGCGCCAGATCAAACAACCCGCAGCCGATGACGGCGGCTCCTGGGAGCAGTTCTGA
- the yaaA gene encoding peroxide stress protein YaaA, with translation MLIVLSPAKSLDYDTPPTTDLHTKPDFIARSAELIEVLKEKSPAQISTLMGISDQLAALNVERYASWSRKFTTKNSKQAVLAFNGDVYEGLDAASLSVRQLDYVQTHVRILSGLYGALRPLDLMQPYRLEMGTKLPNPHGKDLYAFWGEDVTKALNTELAQHKSKVLVNLASEEYFKVVKPKVLDAKVISPVFEDWKGGKYKIISFYAKRARGLMARYAALKGVNQPEKLKNFDIDGYAFDESVSSETSWVFRRRVAD, from the coding sequence ATGCTTATCGTTTTATCCCCTGCAAAATCCCTCGACTACGACACGCCCCCAACAACCGACCTGCATACCAAGCCTGATTTCATCGCTCGCTCGGCCGAGCTGATTGAGGTATTGAAAGAAAAGTCGCCTGCGCAGATTTCCACGTTGATGGGTATCTCCGACCAACTGGCTGCTCTGAATGTGGAACGCTATGCGTCCTGGTCGCGCAAGTTCACGACCAAGAACAGTAAGCAGGCTGTTCTGGCGTTTAACGGTGACGTCTACGAAGGTCTGGATGCAGCTTCGCTTTCCGTCAGGCAACTTGACTATGTGCAAACGCATGTGCGCATCTTGTCAGGTCTTTACGGCGCCTTGCGTCCACTTGATCTGATGCAGCCATATCGGCTGGAAATGGGCACCAAGCTGCCAAATCCGCACGGCAAGGACTTGTATGCTTTTTGGGGGGAAGACGTTACCAAGGCGCTCAATACCGAGCTGGCACAGCACAAATCGAAGGTGCTGGTGAATCTGGCGTCGGAAGAGTATTTCAAGGTGGTCAAGCCGAAGGTACTCGACGCCAAGGTGATTTCCCCGGTTTTTGAGGACTGGAAGGGTGGCAAGTACAAGATCATTTCCTTCTATGCAAAGCGCGCGCGCGGTCTGATGGCGCGTTATGCAGCGCTCAAAGGTGTCAATCAGCCTGAGAAGCTGAAGAATTTCGACATCGATGGATACGCGTTCGATGAGTCGGTGTCGAGCGAAACCTCGTGGGTATTTCGTCGACGCGTTGCCGACTAA
- a CDS encoding methyl-accepting chemotaxis protein, translating into MRWFYDLPITWKLLISFALVLVLTSTLGVFSLTQLVRVNQSSVDISTNSLPSVSTTLQLKVTLSRIRAIQLQHILSANEKDFLYNEKMLNEQNDVLKQLFVDFGPLAFEEMEKQALASLIQKFNLIQAAQKKIIALSRTGKQTEARDVQLNEFNPLYFQSLNEADRLVSSNISDSIHAGKKAQTIFESSRIMIISMLAICIVLGIMMALWVSRMVVQPLQRAVNFARAVAGGDLTTKIHSGSKDETGQLMIALQSMADGLIDIVSRVHKGTGTIANASSEIASGNLDLSTRTEQQASSLQDTASSMSELTATVKQNADNAHQANQLAMSASDIAVRGGSVVAQVIETMESIDTSSRKIVDIISVIDGIAFQTNILALNAAVEAARAGEQGRGFAVVASEVRGLAQRSANAAKEIKALIDDSVKKVGVGSELVSQAGSTMSEVVGSVKRVTDIVGEITLASRSQSSRIEQVNQSIAQMDEVTQQNAALVEEAAAAARSLQDQASTLAKVVDVFKLDQIQTASASAPSRLPPRPVMQKKTPAKISATHTKLPATTSSRNDNDGNSWEQF; encoded by the coding sequence ATGAGATGGTTTTACGACTTGCCAATTACCTGGAAATTATTAATTTCCTTTGCGCTCGTTCTGGTGTTGACTTCAACACTCGGCGTGTTCTCCTTGACTCAGTTGGTCCGCGTCAACCAATCCTCTGTCGATATCTCGACAAATTCACTACCGAGTGTCAGCACAACCTTGCAGCTCAAGGTCACACTGTCTCGCATACGCGCCATTCAACTGCAACATATCCTGTCGGCGAACGAAAAAGATTTTCTCTACAACGAGAAAATGCTCAACGAGCAAAACGATGTTTTGAAACAGCTATTCGTCGATTTCGGCCCGTTGGCATTCGAAGAAATGGAAAAACAAGCGCTGGCCTCGCTGATACAGAAGTTCAACCTGATACAAGCCGCGCAAAAGAAAATCATCGCCTTGTCGCGTACCGGCAAGCAGACTGAAGCACGCGACGTCCAGCTTAATGAGTTCAATCCGCTTTATTTTCAAAGCCTGAATGAGGCGGATCGCCTGGTATCTTCCAATATCTCAGACAGCATTCACGCCGGTAAAAAAGCACAAACGATCTTCGAGTCGTCTCGCATCATGATCATTTCGATGCTGGCCATCTGTATTGTGCTTGGAATCATGATGGCGCTGTGGGTATCGCGCATGGTGGTGCAACCGTTACAGCGTGCTGTGAACTTCGCACGAGCGGTCGCCGGTGGTGATCTGACGACCAAAATCCATTCCGGCAGCAAAGATGAAACAGGTCAATTGATGATTGCGCTTCAGTCGATGGCGGATGGCCTGATTGACATCGTGAGCCGTGTTCATAAAGGAACCGGCACCATTGCCAACGCCTCCAGTGAAATCGCAAGTGGCAATCTCGATCTTTCCACCCGCACTGAGCAGCAGGCATCGTCACTGCAGGACACGGCATCTTCCATGAGCGAATTGACTGCCACCGTCAAACAAAATGCCGACAACGCGCACCAAGCCAACCAGTTAGCCATGTCGGCATCGGACATCGCGGTTCGAGGGGGCAGCGTCGTTGCTCAGGTGATTGAGACCATGGAGTCCATCGACACTTCTTCCAGAAAAATTGTCGACATCATCAGTGTAATAGACGGGATTGCGTTCCAAACCAACATCCTGGCGCTCAATGCAGCAGTAGAAGCTGCCCGGGCCGGCGAACAGGGTCGAGGCTTTGCCGTCGTCGCCTCGGAAGTGCGCGGCCTGGCGCAACGCTCTGCCAATGCAGCCAAAGAGATAAAAGCCCTGATCGACGACTCGGTCAAAAAAGTCGGCGTCGGAAGCGAGTTGGTCAGTCAAGCGGGTTCGACCATGAGTGAAGTCGTTGGCAGCGTCAAACGCGTCACCGATATCGTTGGCGAAATTACACTGGCAAGCCGCAGCCAAAGCAGCCGCATTGAGCAAGTGAATCAAAGCATCGCTCAAATGGATGAAGTCACGCAGCAAAATGCCGCTTTGGTGGAAGAAGCTGCGGCAGCGGCGCGATCTCTTCAGGATCAGGCATCGACACTCGCAAAAGTGGTCGACGTCTTCAAACTCGATCAGATACAAACAGCATCAGCCTCTGCGCCATCGCGTCTGCCGCCCCGCCCTGTAATGCAAAAGAAAACGCCGGCAAAAATATCTGCAACACACACAAAATTGCCGGCAACGACTTCGTCTCGGAACGACAACGACGGCAACAGCTGGGAACAGTTCTGA
- a CDS encoding outer membrane protein assembly factor BamD, protein MQKILLKLLTVAFVLSLSACGLLPEQKDETIGWSASKLYSEAKDELTAGGYEKSIKYFEKLESRYPFGTYAQQAQMDIAYAYYRLNDQPQGLAAVDRFIKLHPNHPNVDYMYYLRGLINFNDRTSIFDTFTDQDNTERDPKAVRDAFDSFKLLAERFPDSTYTPDAMARMKYLVNAMAQYDVHVAKYYYRRGAYVSAVNRSQAAIKDYPDAPAVEEALFIMMRSYEAMGQKQLRDDTERVIQATYPNSPYYTGGPKDVKAKPWWKIW, encoded by the coding sequence ATGCAAAAAATCTTATTGAAGTTGCTTACCGTCGCATTCGTCCTGTCTTTGTCCGCATGCGGCTTGCTGCCTGAACAAAAAGACGAGACGATCGGGTGGTCCGCGTCCAAATTATACTCGGAAGCCAAGGATGAACTGACCGCCGGCGGTTACGAGAAGTCAATCAAGTACTTCGAGAAACTCGAATCGCGCTATCCATTCGGCACCTATGCACAACAGGCGCAGATGGATATTGCCTACGCTTACTACCGTCTGAACGATCAGCCGCAGGGTCTGGCAGCAGTTGACCGCTTCATCAAACTGCACCCCAATCACCCTAACGTCGATTACATGTACTACCTGCGCGGCTTGATCAACTTCAACGACCGCACCAGTATTTTCGACACCTTCACCGATCAGGACAACACCGAGCGCGATCCCAAGGCCGTGCGCGATGCATTTGACTCGTTCAAACTGCTGGCGGAGCGCTTCCCTGACAGCACCTACACACCTGATGCGATGGCCCGCATGAAGTATCTGGTCAATGCTATGGCGCAATATGACGTCCACGTCGCGAAGTACTACTATCGCCGCGGTGCCTACGTTTCAGCGGTCAATCGCTCCCAGGCTGCGATCAAGGATTACCCTGATGCACCGGCAGTCGAAGAAGCGCTGTTCATCATGATGCGCTCCTACGAAGCAATGGGTCAGAAACAACTGCGCGACGATACTGAACGCGTGATCCAGGCGACCTATCCGAACAGCCCGTACTACACTGGCGGTCCCAAAGATGTCAAAGCTAAACCCTGGTGGAAAATCTGGTAA
- a CDS encoding RluA family pseudouridine synthase: protein MSRTTPPKVVKAFTTEPIETDAGDDALDEIVDEVAEGNEPITLKLTDDDCGSRLDKVVSTLVPQYSRSRIQQWIEAGFVTVDGNPARTKMTVLGDEVVVITPQAAPEDTAFQPEAMDLDIVHEDKAILVVNKPAGLVVHPAAGNWSGTLLNGLLHHFPALGGVPRAGIVHRLDKDTSGLMVVAKTLAAQTDLVRQLQARTVKRRYLALVWGTPQLSGTIDGAMARHPRDRIKMAVSESMSAKPAITQYQRVAVGALDGRAVSLMHCQLETGRTHQIRVHMQSLGFALVGDALYGKTHLMPFFPRQALQAWRLGLVHPTSGKACQWEVALPEDFTELLGRAGIDIDVLKTLDE from the coding sequence ATGTCACGTACCACTCCCCCTAAGGTTGTAAAAGCTTTTACAACCGAACCTATCGAAACAGACGCGGGAGATGACGCGCTCGACGAAATCGTCGACGAGGTTGCAGAAGGCAACGAACCAATTACCCTCAAGCTGACCGACGACGACTGCGGAAGCAGGCTCGACAAGGTCGTATCGACGCTTGTGCCTCAATATTCAAGAAGCCGCATCCAGCAATGGATTGAGGCTGGTTTTGTGACTGTGGACGGCAATCCTGCCCGTACCAAAATGACGGTGCTGGGCGACGAAGTTGTCGTCATTACACCCCAGGCCGCACCGGAAGATACTGCCTTCCAGCCGGAGGCCATGGATCTGGATATCGTGCATGAAGACAAGGCGATTCTAGTCGTCAACAAGCCTGCCGGACTGGTGGTTCACCCCGCGGCAGGCAACTGGTCGGGCACGCTTCTTAACGGTTTATTACATCATTTCCCCGCCTTGGGCGGAGTGCCGCGCGCCGGTATTGTGCATCGGCTGGATAAGGACACCAGTGGTTTGATGGTAGTCGCCAAGACCTTGGCGGCGCAGACCGATCTGGTGCGCCAGTTGCAGGCGCGCACGGTTAAACGCCGTTATCTGGCGCTGGTCTGGGGCACGCCACAGCTGTCGGGTACCATCGATGGCGCCATGGCTCGCCATCCGCGCGACCGCATCAAGATGGCCGTATCGGAAAGCATGAGCGCCAAGCCGGCCATCACCCAATATCAACGCGTCGCCGTGGGCGCACTGGATGGCCGTGCGGTCAGCCTGATGCATTGCCAACTGGAAACAGGGCGTACGCATCAGATTCGCGTGCACATGCAGTCGCTGGGTTTTGCACTGGTTGGCGATGCGCTCTACGGCAAGACGCATCTGATGCCGTTCTTCCCGCGTCAGGCACTACAGGCATGGCGACTCGGGCTGGTGCATCCGACCAGCGGCAAAGCATGTCAGTGGGAAGTCGCGTTGCCGGAAGATTTCACGGAGCTGCTCGGCCGTGCCGGCATTGATATCGATGTCCTCAAGACCTTGGACGAGTAA
- the pgeF gene encoding peptidoglycan editing factor PgeF, with the protein MELLIPDWNGRPDNVGALTTLRHGGASLGPYDDGQGGGGLNLGVHVQDDPQHVADNRRLLGSILPSEPAWLTQVHGVNVADAADVHGAPEADACVATQTGVVCAMMTADCLPVLFCDVAGKVVGSAHAGWRGLASGVLERTVDAMRQRGAAEILAWLGPAIGPEKFEVGQDVVDAFVSHDAVSRSAFVAITGREGKFLADIYQLARLRLGQDGVTRVSGGGFCTVSDTRFYSYRRDKVTGRMASLIWLK; encoded by the coding sequence ATGGAACTGCTGATTCCGGACTGGAACGGTCGGCCTGACAATGTCGGCGCTCTGACTACCTTGCGCCATGGCGGCGCAAGTCTGGGGCCATATGATGACGGGCAGGGCGGTGGCGGGTTGAATCTGGGCGTGCATGTTCAGGATGATCCTCAGCATGTTGCTGACAACCGCCGTTTGCTAGGCAGTATTCTGCCGTCGGAGCCGGCTTGGCTGACGCAGGTGCATGGTGTGAATGTTGCCGATGCCGCCGACGTTCATGGCGCCCCGGAGGCGGATGCCTGTGTGGCGACGCAGACCGGTGTCGTTTGCGCGATGATGACGGCCGACTGTTTGCCCGTATTGTTCTGCGATGTCGCCGGTAAAGTCGTCGGTTCTGCTCATGCAGGTTGGCGTGGTCTGGCCTCAGGCGTGCTGGAGCGTACGGTGGACGCCATGCGTCAACGTGGCGCAGCAGAAATCCTGGCCTGGCTCGGTCCGGCCATTGGTCCGGAAAAATTTGAAGTGGGACAAGACGTCGTTGATGCTTTTGTCTCGCACGACGCGGTCAGTCGCAGCGCCTTTGTCGCGATTACAGGCCGGGAAGGAAAATTCCTTGCCGATATTTATCAGCTAGCCCGGTTGCGACTGGGGCAGGATGGCGTCACACGCGTTTCCGGTGGTGGATTTTGTACGGTCAGCGACACGCGGTTTTATTCGTATCGTCGCGATAAGGTGACCGGACGGATGGCTTCGCTGATCTGGCTCAAGTAG